The Rhododendron vialii isolate Sample 1 chromosome 6a, ASM3025357v1 genome includes a window with the following:
- the LOC131329966 gene encoding uncharacterized protein LOC131329966 yields the protein MKEYGVASSWTKLLDVGIGEGIDRLIGFQKEGTLLIDARGDLISFSPVDVLGKVLGIRCNTSNWYKFSLHTDAYVESLVLLGSSEQTKEDEVACEEEKEVEVGCGEEEIQNIQAAGTRVVVGRHSQFEAAKKG from the exons ATGAAAGAGTATGGCGTGGCAAGCTCTTGGACTAAACTTCTTGATGTGGGTATTGGTGAAGGAATTGACAggttaattggtttccaaaAGGAAGGAACACTCCTGATTGATGCCCGAGGGGATCTCATATCTTTTAGTCCTGTAGATGTACTAGGAAAGGTGCTTGGAATTCGCTGCAATACAAGCAATTGGTATAAGTTCTCACTCCATACAGATGCTTATGTGGAAAGCCTCGTTTTACTTGGAAGTTCGGAGCAAACAAAGGAAGATGAAGTTGCCtgtgaagaagaaaaggaggtTGAAGTTGGGTGTGGTGAAGAAGAAATACAAAATATACAAGCAGCAGGAACCAG GGTTGTGGTGGGACGACACAGTCAATTTGAGGCTGCAAAGAAAGGTTGA